Genomic segment of Streptomyces longhuiensis:
CCATCGGAGATGTGACAATCGACAACGCACCGGACGGGATCACCGGCACGCGATGCACACGACGACACAGGGAGTGGCGTGGAACTTCAGGGCCTGCACGGGCAGGTGGTCGACCGGATCGGCCTGTCCCTCGCGGCGGACGAGATCCGCGCCGGGGAGGTCCTGCGCCTGGAGGACGTCCAGGAGCGGTACGGCGTCTCGCGCACGGTCGCGCGCGAGGCCGTCCGAGTGCTCGAGTCCAAGCGGGCGGTGACCAGCCGCCCGCGCATCGGCATCACGGTCCGCCCGATGCCCGAGTGGAACCTCTACGACCCCCAGGTCATCCGCTGGCGCCTCGCCTCGCCCCGGCGCGAGGTCCAGCTGCGCGAACTGGCCGAGCTGCGCGCCGCGGTGGAGCCCTCCGCGGCGGCCCTCGCCGCGGCCGGCGGTGACGCGGAGGCCCGGCAGGCGCTGTCGGAGCACGCCCGCGCCATGGCGAGCGCGGCCCGGGCCGGTGACAGCGCCGGCTTCGTCGAGGCGGATGCGGCCTTCCACCGAGCGCTGCTCGGCGCGTCGGGCAACGGCATGTTCGCCCAGCTCGCGGAGGTGACGGAGGAACTCCTGGTGGCCCGCCGCGAGCTGTCCCTGATGCCGCACGACATCGACATGGCGGCAGTGCGCCGCCACCAGGAGGTGGCCGAAGCGGTGGCCGCGGGCCGCTCGGCCGAAGCGGCGCAGGCAGTGACGGCCATCGTCAACGCCGCCCACAGCGAGGTCGAGGACCTGCTGGCGGGCGGATCCTGCGGGTACGGGGTCTGAGGCGGAGGCACGACCAGTCCCCTTGATCGCTTACTGGGCGGCGCCTAGGCTCTGATGCCCATGGGGACGGGGGAACAGGGCAACGGGCGGCAGGCGTGGCTCGACCGGTTGATCAGCCGTCGCGGAGCCGTGGCGCTGCTGGCCGGGGCGGCGGGGCTGGTCGTTCTGGGTGCGGTGTTCGTCGTGCTGCCGGGGGTGGTGGTCGGCCACGATCTCGCCGGGGCGAGCGTCGCCGCGCAGGACCGCCTGAAGGCGGTGAACGACGTCCGTACGGCGCTTCTGCAGGCGGTCGGCGGTCTCGTCGTACTCTTCGGCGCCTACGCGACATGGCGGCAACTGCGGGTGAGTCAGGACGGTTTGCGTGCCACCCAGGAGGGCTACGTCACCGACCGGTTCAGCCGGGCGGTCGACCAGCTCGGCAGCGACAAGCTGGACGTGCGCATCGGTGGGCTGCACGCGCTGTGGCGGATCGCGGAGCAGTCGGCTCGCGATCGCGAGGCCGTCATCTCCATCCAGGCCGCGTATCTGCGTACGCACCTGCCCTGGCCGCTCACCGGTCCGGAATCGCCGGCGGCGGACATACCCATCAACGACATCACACCCCTGGAGACCCGTGCAGCCGACGCCCAGGTGGCGCTGACCGCACTCGGCGTCCTGTGTCAGCACCGGGAGCAGTCCTGGGTCAATCTCAGCAGCACCGACCTACGACGGGCCGACTGCGACGGACTGTGGTTCCCCGAGGTCAACCTCGACCGCGCCTGCCTGGAGGCGGCGGGCCTGTACCGCGCCAATCTGACCCAGGCGTCCCTGGTCTCGGTCAACCTGCGGCACGCCGACCTCACGACGGCGATTCTCCGCAGGGCTCGCTGCACCCTGGCCGACCTGCGGGGCGCGAAGCTGGTCCAAACCGACCTGCGTGACGCCGACTTCACCGAGACCGACCTGCGTGAGGCGAACCTGCGCAAGGCCGACGCCCGTGGCGCGGTGTTCCGCCACGCCGACCTGCGCATGGCCGACCTGCGCGGCACCGACCTGACAACCGCAGACCTCCTCGAAGCACGCCTGACCGGCGCCGTGACCAGCGAGCTGACGCGCTGGCCCGCCGGCTTCGACCGCTCGGCCGCCGGCGTCGTCGACACCGATGACCCAGGCCCCGAGCCCTCACCCCTGCTCCAGCCACCGACGATGACGTGGCCGGTGCCGCCGCTGCGGTCCATTCCGTGACTCCACGCGGCCGCGCCGGGGATCGCACCCCACGGCGTGGTGCTCACCGGCGACCGGTGAGCACCACGGGAACCCATGGTGCATGCGACCCCCGGGCCGGCAGGCCCTACGCGGCCGAGTTCCCCGAAGCGATGCCGAACGCCGGGTCCGGTACCGATTCGGGGGACAGGAGGACCGAGGAACGGCCGTCGACGCCCACGGGCACGTCACCGTCGATCGTCACCCGGCGCAGCTTGCGCTCGTGGTCGTCGGAGTCGTCCACGCCGTAGTGCTGAGTGGCGCGGTTGTCCCAGATGGCCACATCCCCCGCCCGCCACTGCCAGCGCACCGTGTTCTCGGGACGCTCGACGTGCGACTGGAACAGGTCGACGAGCGCGCGCGAGTCCCGGCCGGTCAGCCCGGCGACGCGCTGCACGAAGTTGCCGAGCAGCAGCACGCGCTCACCGGTCTCCGGGTGCACGCGGACCACCGGGTGCTCGGTGAGGAACTTGGTCGACGCGAACACCTCACGGAACCGCTCGAGCTGCTCCGGCACGGCGTCCGGGCGCAGCGCCGCGTAGTCGTAGTCGTTCGAGTGCACGGCGCGCAGGCCGTCGGCGAGCGCCCGCAGCGACTCGGGCAGATGCGCGTAGGCGGTGGCCGTGTTGGCCCACAGGGTGTTGCCGCCGTAGGGCGGCACGGTCACGGCGCGCAGGATGGAGAACGCCGGATAGGCGGGGACGAAGGTGACGTCCGTGTGCCACTGGTTGGCGCGTCCGCCGTGGTCCGAGTCGATCGGGAACGAGTAACGGCCGTCCACGGACGGCACGGTGGGGTGGGCGACCGGTGTGCCGAGGAGCCGGCCGAACGCTTCGTGACTGTCCTCGTCGAGGTGCTCCTGGCCACGGAAGAAGACGACCTTGTGACGCAGCAGTGCGGAGCGGACGGCAGCGACGGTCGCGGCCGGGAGGTCGCCGCCGAGACGTACGCCGGAGATCACGGCGCCGAGCCGGCCGCCGACCTTCTCGACCGTGATGCCGGGGTCGTCGGTGTCCTGGGCGGGGCGGGTGTCGGTGGCGGGTGCGGAGGTCATGGTGGAAGTCCTTTCGGGAGGCGCGAAGGACGCGTTCGTCGCCCGTCGCGGCCAATTGGCCTTGGAGCGGAAGTAATTGGGGCGGCAGCGCACGGCCACCACGGGCGAGGTCCGAGGGCGCAGGTGTGTCTCGGACCTGTGCGTGATGCCCGTCAGGCGTGGTGCCGCGCCGGACATGGTGTGCGTCGGACGTGGTGTGTCAGATCCAGACGTGGTGTGCGTCAGATGCGGAAGGTCGCCGGACAACGGCCCGTACACGCCACCGGCGCATCGCGCCGGGCATCGACGGGCCGTGACGTGGGAGCGGTCGTCGCGGACATGGTTCGGAGAGTCGCAGCGGCGACGAGCCACCGTCAAGCGCGGTCCGGGTCCCGTCACCACGTCGCCCGATGGTTCAATCGGCGCCTGAGCACAAGGCGACGCCCTGTGCTCCGCCTCCCGCCGAACCCCCTGTGACCAGCGCAGTTTCGCGCGAGCCGCCCATCGGTGCCACCCATCTGCGTGGGGCGCGCCGGGCGGCATCGGGCGCCCCGCGCGAATTCATGCCACCGCAATGTTGCGCCGTCGCAGCCGGCGGAACCGCACCGAGAGGGACACGATGACGCCAGCCACCCCCGGCCCGCGCATGGCGGGCGACGGACGACGCGAAGCCAACGCCGCGACCGTTCTGCGCACGGTGCTCGGCCACGGCCCCGTGGCTCGCAGCGGGATCGCCCGGCTCTCCGGCCTGAGCCCCGCCGCCGTCTCGCGTCAGTGCACCGACCTGGTCCGGCTCGGCCTGGTCCGCGAACTGCCGGAACTGGCGGCGGGCGGCACGGTGGGCCGGCCGCAGATCCCCGTCGATCTGCACACGGGCGCGTCCGGGGGACCCGTGGCGGGCGGGGTTCACCTGGGCGTTCCCCTGTCCACGTTCGGCGTCGTGGACCTGCGCGGCCGGGTGCTCGCCCGGCACACGTTCACGCACGACGGGATCGAACCGAAGGACCTGCCGCGCCAAGTCGCGCGCGGGCTGCAGGAGTTCCTGGACCGCACCGTGCAGGGCCGGCCGCTGCTGGGGGTGGGCGCGGCCGTGGGCGGCTGGGTCGACCCGGGGGAGGGGACGGTCGTGCGGCACGACGCGCTCGGCTGGCACCGCAGACCCGTCGCCGCCGAACTCGCCCGTGGGCTCGGCGGTCTCGAGGTGCGGCTCGACAACCACGCCCGTGCCATCGCACAGTCCGAGATCCTCTTCGGCAGACCCGCCGCACGCCGCAGCCTTGTGCACCTGTTCGTGGGCAACGTCGTCGACGCGGCGCTCGGCATCGCCGGGGTGGTGCACCAAGGACCCGGTTCGGGCGCCGGCGATGTGGCGCATCTGCCGGTGCCCGACTCCACGGCGCCCTGCTCGTGCGGGCGCACGGGCTGCCTGGAGGCGACCGCGTCGAACACCGTTCTCGGTCAGGTGGCGCTGAGGCGCGGCATCGTCCCGGAACCCGACACGTCGCTGGTGGTGGACGCCGCCGCGGCCGGTGACCGACGGGCCGACCGGCTCCTGCGCGAGCGGGCCAGGGCGGTGGGCCGCGCGACGGCTCTGCTCCTCGACGTGCTGAACCCGGATCTTGTCGTGGTGACCGAGCAGTCGAGCCTTCTCGACCCCGACTACCTGGAAGAGATCCGAGGCGCCGCGGTCGACCTCTCCCACGTCTGCGACGACCCCGAACGTATCGTCAGTCCACATGCCGGACCGGGC
This window contains:
- a CDS encoding FadR/GntR family transcriptional regulator, producing MELQGLHGQVVDRIGLSLAADEIRAGEVLRLEDVQERYGVSRTVAREAVRVLESKRAVTSRPRIGITVRPMPEWNLYDPQVIRWRLASPRREVQLRELAELRAAVEPSAAALAAAGGDAEARQALSEHARAMASAARAGDSAGFVEADAAFHRALLGASGNGMFAQLAEVTEELLVARRELSLMPHDIDMAAVRRHQEVAEAVAAGRSAEAAQAVTAIVNAAHSEVEDLLAGGSCGYGV
- a CDS encoding ROK family transcriptional regulator yields the protein MTPATPGPRMAGDGRREANAATVLRTVLGHGPVARSGIARLSGLSPAAVSRQCTDLVRLGLVRELPELAAGGTVGRPQIPVDLHTGASGGPVAGGVHLGVPLSTFGVVDLRGRVLARHTFTHDGIEPKDLPRQVARGLQEFLDRTVQGRPLLGVGAAVGGWVDPGEGTVVRHDALGWHRRPVAAELARGLGGLEVRLDNHARAIAQSEILFGRPAARRSLVHLFVGNVVDAALGIAGVVHQGPGSGAGDVAHLPVPDSTAPCSCGRTGCLEATASNTVLGQVALRRGIVPEPDTSLVVDAAAAGDRRADRLLRERARAVGRATALLLDVLNPDLVVVTEQSSLLDPDYLEEIRGAAVDLSHVCDDPERIVSPHAGPGVLPVAAGTVLLNPLFRSPLQAIGRRLSEAALG
- a CDS encoding pentapeptide repeat-containing protein → MGTGEQGNGRQAWLDRLISRRGAVALLAGAAGLVVLGAVFVVLPGVVVGHDLAGASVAAQDRLKAVNDVRTALLQAVGGLVVLFGAYATWRQLRVSQDGLRATQEGYVTDRFSRAVDQLGSDKLDVRIGGLHALWRIAEQSARDREAVISIQAAYLRTHLPWPLTGPESPAADIPINDITPLETRAADAQVALTALGVLCQHREQSWVNLSSTDLRRADCDGLWFPEVNLDRACLEAAGLYRANLTQASLVSVNLRHADLTTAILRRARCTLADLRGAKLVQTDLRDADFTETDLREANLRKADARGAVFRHADLRMADLRGTDLTTADLLEARLTGAVTSELTRWPAGFDRSAAGVVDTDDPGPEPSPLLQPPTMTWPVPPLRSIP
- a CDS encoding TauD/TfdA dioxygenase family protein yields the protein MTSAPATDTRPAQDTDDPGITVEKVGGRLGAVISGVRLGGDLPAATVAAVRSALLRHKVVFFRGQEHLDEDSHEAFGRLLGTPVAHPTVPSVDGRYSFPIDSDHGGRANQWHTDVTFVPAYPAFSILRAVTVPPYGGNTLWANTATAYAHLPESLRALADGLRAVHSNDYDYAALRPDAVPEQLERFREVFASTKFLTEHPVVRVHPETGERVLLLGNFVQRVAGLTGRDSRALVDLFQSHVERPENTVRWQWRAGDVAIWDNRATQHYGVDDSDDHERKLRRVTIDGDVPVGVDGRSSVLLSPESVPDPAFGIASGNSAA